From the Hordeum vulgare subsp. vulgare chromosome 1H, MorexV3_pseudomolecules_assembly, whole genome shotgun sequence genome, the window tttttgtcCTATTTCAGATGGTACGCTAACGACAGTTGAGACATTAGCATCAACTGCTTTATGTGGCATCATACATTCTTTACTGGGTGGACAACCACTGCTGATTGTGGGAGTTGCAGAACCAACTATTATCATGTATACATATATCTACAATTTTGCCAAAAATCAGCCAAACCTTGGAGAACGATTATTCCTGGCATGGGCTGGATGGTAAGGGATgataaataaataagaaatactttttgtgatggcCTTTCAGTTACGCCATATGGTACCTCTATATCTATTTAATTGTTTTCGCTTTTTATCCACTGTGATAGGGTTTGCATCTGgactgcggtcatgttgttcctcATGGCAATGTTTAATGCCGCAGCTGCTTTGAATAGATTTACAAGGTTTGCAGGAGAATTGTTTGGAATGTTAATCACCATCCTGTTCATGCAACAAGCTATCAAGGTATAAATTGCTAAATGTTATCTATatactctctccgtcccaaaataagggtctcaactttgtactaaagctgAGACACTtatttcgggacggagggagtatgatattTTAGGAGTTAGGTGGTCCATCTTTCTCTTTGACCGCTAATATTTATGATCATGTAAAATGAAACTGGATTGGTTCAGAGCCGGAGAGCCATAATCGAACTAGGGGTCAACTACTACTTCGATTAGGCAAAAGCGAGTATCCAATTGCATCATGGCAGCTGCCTTTACCTCAAAACTATTTATATTGGTTATACGAAAAATAGTACTCCCTTAGATCCATATTAATTGAGGGAGTATATGGTTGTATCTGTTATTCTTAAAAAAACATTGTATCTGTTATAAACTTGACAGCAGAAAAGTGCTCTCGAAATAATAAATTAGACAATAATTAAAATTTAACCCTGAAAATAGATTGTTGATTTTTTTTGTTGGAGATCGTGTCTTGTTCAAAGCAGCATATATTTGGAGTAAAGGGAGCATTCTGGTAGACACTTGCTCACTAGCCTGTGTTCCGCAGGGAATGTTGAGTGAATTCAGTGTGCCTGAGGATAAAGATCAGAGCCTGCCGATATACCAGTTCCATTGGGTATATATTAATGGTCTGCTTGGAGTTATCTTTTCAATGGGACTGCTCTATACTGCATTAAGGAGCAGAAGTGCAAGGTCATCGCTCTACGGAACTGGTTTGTCATATTTCTCCATGTACATTTGATGACCCAATCGTCTCCATGTACAAACTATTAACGCTCCAGGTAAAACTTTCAGGATGGCTAAGGAACTTGATTGCTGACTATGGTGTTCCACTTATGGTGATACTGTGGACCGCATTGTCATATTCGTTGCCCAGCAAGATACCTTCAGGTGTTCCTAGGAGGCTGTTCACCCCACTTCCTTGGGAACCCAAGTCACTGCAACATTGGACGGTAGCTAAGGTAACAAGGCATTTTACTTGGATCCAGGATCAAACAGTAGATATATGTCACATATGTGAACTCAGAATTTTGATGGGTGGTCATTGATGAACATGCAGGATTTATTTTCTGTCCCTCCAAACTACATATTTTTGGCTATTGTGCCTGCTGTGATGGTTGCGGGGCTCTATTTCTTTGATCATAGTGTAGCTTCACAGATGGCTCAGCAGAAGGAGTTCAACTTAAAAAACCCATCGGCATATCATTACGACATTATGGTCCTGAGTTGTTCGGTATGATTTATTATTCTCTCTTCTTCTGGCATTATGGCTGCCAGTCCTAATAGAATTCTAAGGATCTTATCTGTGAATTCCAACTGCTTACAGAAGATAGAAAACATGTAATAAATTAGGCAACATGTGGAGAATTGTTTAAGAACTAGGATAACATAGCATCACTATCATGCTTACTGTTCTCATGGTATAGAAATGCTATGCAGGTGTTGATTTGTGGTCTTCTTGGCATTCCTCCATCTAATGGAGTACTTCCCCAGGCCCCCATGCACACGAGAAGTCTGGCTGTCCTCAGGAGGCAGGTTGGTAGTTCGTGGTCTTCTTGACTTTTCAGTTAGCTATTCAGTTTCACTATGCTCATCTACTGTCTCTCTTCGTTCAAATTAGGCACTTCGCAAACAGATGGTCCGAACCGCCAAGGAAGGCATGATGAACAATGCTAGCAGCTCAGAGGTTTACGGCAAGATGCAAGAGGTTTTCATTAAAATGGATGACAAAGGCAGCGTAAGTAGTCATTCGCCAAAACATGCATGTAAAAATCATATGATCTCAGCCTTGTTTCTTGAAACTACATCTTCAACTTGGTGCAGGAGGGTTCTGCTCACAAAGAGCTCAAGGAATTGAAAGACGCTGTTATCACAGAGGGGAATGGGGCAGGGAGTGGGCCTGAGGTATTTGACCCTGAAAAGCATCTGGAAGCTTACTTGCCTGTACGGGTGAATGAGCAGAGAGTGAGCAATCTGCTTCAGTCCCTGCTGGTCGCGGGTTGCGTTGGAATCGTGCCGGTCATTCAGAGGATACCTACATCGGTCCTGTGGGGTTACTTTGCGTATATGTCCATCGACAGCCTGCCGGGGAACCAGTTCTGGGAGCGGATACAGCTTCTGTTCATCGCCCCTCAGCGGCGATACAAGTACGCTCCGTTTGCGACTCCTGTGTCTCTTCATTTCTGTCCAGCATACGCAAAGCAGCCTATGCATTTTGGTTTCGGACAGGTAATACAGGAAGCCGGGACTTGGAGTGA encodes:
- the LOC123426862 gene encoding boron transporter 4-like, encoding MEPKKTLFKGVIEDFGGRAACYKQDWHNGFSSGFRILAPTLYIFFASALPVIAFGEQLSKDTDGTLTTVETLASTALCGIIHSLLGGQPLLIVGVAEPTIIMYTYIYNFAKNQPNLGERLFLAWAGWVCIWTAVMLFLMAMFNAAAALNRFTRFAGELFGMLITILFMQQAIKGMLSEFSVPEDKDQSLPIYQFHWVYINGLLGVIFSMGLLYTALRSRSARSSLYGTGWLRNLIADYGVPLMVILWTALSYSLPSKIPSGVPRRLFTPLPWEPKSLQHWTVAKDLFSVPPNYIFLAIVPAVMVAGLYFFDHSVASQMAQQKEFNLKNPSAYHYDIMVLSCSVLICGLLGIPPSNGVLPQAPMHTRSLAVLRRQALRKQMVRTAKEGMMNNASSSEVYGKMQEVFIKMDDKGSEGSAHKELKELKDAVITEGNGAGSGPEVFDPEKHLEAYLPVRVNEQRVSNLLQSLLVAGCVGIVPVIQRIPTSVLWGYFAYMSIDSLPGNQFWERIQLLFIAPQRRYKVLEGAHASFLESVPFNKILAFTIFQLIYLLIVWGMTWIPVAGILFPLLFFFLVVIREHFLPKFFAARHLWELDASEYEECEGMRRDPSISEGDGEAPAEYASEVMEEFTTHRGELKHRAPSFRDERLIRLNSVQMTRQFSRISSLTPTRP